From the genome of Perca flavescens isolate YP-PL-M2 chromosome 12, PFLA_1.0, whole genome shotgun sequence, one region includes:
- the LOC114565756 gene encoding homeobox protein engrailed-2b — protein sequence MEENARRDPERAQDSGEESNRAILPLLQPPGNQQSHRITNFYIDNILRPDFGRKRKHGTPVREGDRLGLGLGVIIRTEELTGTKSSKTGNPQQGGAGGEEEEEEEQQEEDEDTGASDDQHPDTEAKRPDLRAGDAAGKARGGGGDRCRSPEAGSAPASKPPMLWPAWVYCTRYSDRPSAGPRSRKPKKEPTPSKEDKRPRTAFTAEQLHRLKTEFQNNRYLTEQRRQSLAGELGLNESQIKIWFQNKRAKIKKATGNKNALALHLMAQGLYNHAGSKDAKSDSD from the exons CCTCCAGCCACCTGGCAACCAGCAGTCCCACAGGATCACAAACTTTTACATCGACAACATTTTGAGACCGGACTTTGGCCGAAAGAGGAAGCACGGGACTCCGGTCCGGGAGGGAGACCgtctgggtctgggtctgggAGTGATCATACGCACAGAGGAGCTGACAGGGACAAAGTCTTCCAAAACTGGCAACCCGCAGCAGGGTGGAGCAGGAGgcgaggaggaagaagaagaagaacaacaagaggaggatgaggacaCGGGAGCATCCGACGACCAGCATCCGGACACTGAGGCCAAGAGGCCGGACCTGAGAGCCGGCGATGCGGCTGGGAAGGCTCGGGGGGGCGGCGGGGACCGGTGCCGCAGCCCCGAGGCCGGCTCGGCCCCTGCGTCCAAGCCGCCGATGCTGTGGCCGGCCTGGGTTTACTGCACCCGCTACTCGGACCGTCCGTCAGCAG GGCCCAGATCCCGCAAACCAAAGAAGGAACCGACCCCGAGTAAAGAGGACAAGCGGCCCCGGACGGCCTTCACCGCGGAGCAGCTCCATCGGTTAAAAACGGAGTTCCAGAACAACCGGTACCTGACCGAGCAGCGGCGGCAGAGCCTGGCCGGGGAACTTGGCCTTAACGAGTCTCAGATCAAAATCTGGTTTCAGAACAAACGGGCCAAAATCAAGAAAGCCACCGGGAATAAAAACGCTCTGGCGCTGCATCTCATGGCACAGGGACTGTACAACCACGCCGGGTCCAAGGACGCCAAGTCGGACAGCG